The following proteins are encoded in a genomic region of Dissulfuribacter thermophilus:
- a CDS encoding polysaccharide biosynthesis protein, whose amino-acid sequence MLELFKRVFKQIINYSTYKKRIILLLLDFILIDFSLWGAIAIRLGSPWPPMLNEYSWLFLLLPVLCFPAFMVIGLYSAVVRYASLDTIWAIFKATFVASLILCGLVLFRGWGGFPRTVPLLFFTLALPLLCSTRLLIRYCYCSVCRPKSNSAKKVVIYGAGSSGAQISTAFNLSNEFVPVAFIDDNPTLHGRQLNGIKIFNPNKLPELLRKHSPEMVLLAMPSASKSRVKEILNWLEPFPVEVKRLPFLDKLVSNKVGIGDIQDVAIEDLLGRDPIPPRFDLLRSCISGKSVMVTGAGGSIGSELCRQIVRLEPKRLILFERSEYALYHIDRELQNKYKGKVEIIPILGSVCREQRVEKVLSVFDVNTIYHAAAYKHVPLVEYNPIEGIRNNVFGTMKTALAALNCNVETFVLISTDKAVRPTNIMGASKRMAELVLQGLAADGNGTKFTMVRFGNVLNSSGSVVPLFRQQILKGGPVTVTHPEITRYFMTIPEAVELVLQASAMGEGGEVFVLDMGEPVKILDLAKKMIRLSGFTVRDEDNPDGDIEIVFTGLRPGEKLYEELLISDNAVATEHPMIKKAEEKYYPWPELKRQLDSLEKACSNFELEAVRNLMFEIIDGYKPQCDFVDPVWLASNKKH is encoded by the coding sequence ATGCTTGAATTATTTAAAAGAGTTTTCAAACAGATTATTAACTATTCAACGTATAAGAAGCGGATAATTTTATTATTGTTGGATTTCATTTTGATAGATTTTTCTCTTTGGGGGGCAATTGCAATTCGTTTGGGGAGTCCATGGCCCCCTATGCTAAATGAATATTCATGGCTTTTTCTTTTGTTGCCAGTTTTATGTTTCCCAGCGTTTATGGTTATTGGTCTTTATTCTGCGGTCGTTCGTTACGCCAGTCTCGATACGATATGGGCAATTTTTAAGGCCACTTTTGTTGCTAGCCTAATTTTGTGCGGGTTGGTTTTGTTCAGAGGCTGGGGAGGTTTTCCGCGTACGGTACCTCTTTTATTTTTCACTCTTGCGCTTCCTTTACTATGCAGTACGCGTTTACTTATTCGTTATTGTTATTGTTCTGTTTGTAGGCCAAAATCCAATTCTGCTAAAAAAGTAGTCATTTATGGGGCTGGGTCATCAGGGGCGCAGATAAGCACCGCCTTCAATTTATCTAATGAATTCGTTCCAGTTGCCTTTATAGATGATAACCCAACATTACATGGTAGGCAGCTAAATGGCATTAAAATATTTAATCCCAATAAGCTTCCGGAATTGCTTCGTAAACATTCTCCTGAAATGGTCCTGCTTGCCATGCCCTCGGCTAGCAAAAGCAGAGTGAAGGAAATATTGAATTGGCTTGAACCTTTTCCTGTTGAAGTAAAGAGACTTCCATTCCTGGATAAATTGGTTTCGAATAAAGTTGGGATTGGTGATATTCAGGATGTAGCAATTGAAGATCTTTTGGGTCGAGATCCAATTCCTCCTAGGTTTGATCTATTACGTTCCTGCATATCCGGAAAATCAGTTATGGTTACTGGTGCAGGAGGCTCTATTGGGTCAGAACTATGTCGGCAGATTGTCCGTTTGGAACCAAAGCGACTTATTCTTTTTGAAAGATCAGAATATGCCCTTTATCACATTGATAGAGAGTTACAAAATAAATACAAAGGAAAGGTAGAAATAATACCCATTCTCGGCTCTGTGTGCAGAGAACAAAGGGTAGAAAAGGTACTCTCAGTTTTTGATGTGAATACGATTTATCATGCTGCTGCTTATAAACATGTGCCTCTTGTGGAATATAATCCAATAGAGGGAATTAGGAACAATGTTTTCGGCACCATGAAAACTGCACTTGCTGCTTTAAATTGTAATGTGGAGACATTCGTTTTGATATCAACAGATAAAGCAGTACGACCTACCAATATTATGGGGGCCAGCAAGCGAATGGCAGAGTTGGTGCTGCAGGGGTTGGCAGCCGATGGGAATGGAACCAAATTTACCATGGTACGTTTTGGAAATGTGCTTAACTCCTCAGGATCAGTAGTGCCTTTGTTTCGGCAGCAGATTTTGAAAGGTGGGCCTGTAACAGTAACTCATCCAGAAATTACTCGTTATTTTATGACCATTCCAGAGGCAGTGGAACTGGTGTTGCAAGCCAGCGCTATGGGAGAGGGGGGAGAGGTTTTTGTGCTCGACATGGGAGAGCCTGTAAAAATTTTAGACCTTGCTAAAAAGATGATTCGTCTAAGTGGCTTTACTGTTCGAGATGAAGACAATCCAGACGGAGATATTGAAATTGTATTTACAGGACTTCGTCCTGGCGAAAAATTATATGAAGAACTTTTAATTAGTGACAACGCCGTTGCTACTGAGCACCCCATGATAAAAAAAGCAGAGGAAAAATATTACCCATGGCCAGAACTAAAAAGACAGCTTGATTCCCTAGAAAAAGCCTGCAGTAATTTTGAGCTTGAAGCTGTAAGGAATTTAATGTTTGAGATCATAGACGGTTATAAACCTCAGTGCGATTTTGTAGACCCCGTTTGGCTGGCCTCAAACAAGAAACATTAA
- a CDS encoding cupin domain-containing protein, whose protein sequence is MKLKEIFDERGFSVFFEKLSVNRLHVVSMNPGAKRGDHVHDETEIICVLGGRGLAEITLETLRNREQFVVEEDYKVVEVPGGVRHTVKNKGDRVFYLVCFTI, encoded by the coding sequence TTGAAACTAAAAGAGATATTTGACGAACGCGGTTTTTCTGTCTTTTTTGAAAAACTTTCTGTGAACAGGCTTCATGTTGTTAGCATGAATCCCGGTGCTAAAAGAGGAGATCATGTTCATGATGAAACTGAAATAATCTGCGTGTTGGGTGGAAGAGGTTTAGCAGAAATTACCCTGGAAACCTTGAGAAATAGGGAACAGTTTGTGGTGGAGGAGGATTATAAAGTTGTTGAAGTTCCCGGTGGAGTGAGGCATACAGTGAAAAATAAGGGCGATAGAGTTTTTTACCTCGTGTGTTTTACAATATGA
- a CDS encoding sugar transferase produces the protein MRFKRCFDLFFTVPGFLFLLPFFGIIACWIKLDSPGPVFFRQKRIGQYGKPFNVLKFRTMVKDAEKKGAKITVSGDARITRCGRILRKYKLDELPQLINVLKGEMSLVGPRPEVPEYVEHYPEEMKKIVLSVPPGITDYASLEFRNENDLLKGASDLQAFYINEILPKKLEYYVRYVENRSIIVDFSLIIRTIWSILKKT, from the coding sequence ATGAGGTTTAAACGCTGTTTTGATTTATTTTTTACTGTTCCTGGATTTTTATTCCTCCTTCCATTCTTTGGGATTATTGCTTGTTGGATAAAATTGGACAGCCCAGGTCCGGTATTTTTTCGACAAAAACGTATTGGTCAGTACGGTAAACCTTTTAATGTCTTAAAATTCAGGACAATGGTGAAAGATGCTGAAAAAAAGGGAGCCAAAATTACGGTGAGCGGTGATGCTCGGATCACCAGGTGCGGTAGAATTCTCAGAAAATACAAACTCGACGAATTGCCGCAACTTATTAATGTTCTAAAGGGGGAGATGAGTCTGGTGGGGCCGCGACCGGAAGTGCCTGAGTATGTAGAGCATTATCCGGAAGAAATGAAGAAAATCGTCTTATCTGTTCCTCCTGGGATTACGGATTATGCTTCGTTGGAGTTTAGAAATGAAAATGATCTGCTCAAAGGAGCTTCTGATCTACAGGCTTTTTATATTAATGAAATTCTGCCCAAAAAGCTAGAATATTATGTTAGATATGTTGAGAATCGTTCTATAATAGTCGATTTCTCTTTAATTATCCGTACTATTTGGTCCATATTGAAAAAGACTTGA
- a CDS encoding DegT/DnrJ/EryC1/StrS family aminotransferase: protein MSNFLPFALPLIGPDEFAEVSEVLHSGWLTTGHKTAEFEKDFAAFVVAKHALAVNSATAGLHLALEAIGVGPGDKVVTTPYTFTATAEVIRYLDAEPIFVDIEAGTFNIDPTELEKALVSIDGIKAVIPVHFGGQACDMDPILEICRRVGVAVVEDAAHALPTTYRGKMVGSLGDLTVFSFYVTKPITTGEGGMVVTDNEAYAARIKTMRLHGINKDVFDRYTANKPSWYYEVVAPGYKYNMTDIAAAIGIHQLKKAYDFQRRRQWIAEQYSAAFKGLPLRPPVVARPEDIHAWHLYVIQLELENLTISRDRFIELMAEAGIGTSVHFIPLHLHPYWRERYKLKPDDFPVAYDVYRRAVSLPIYPRMRDSDVERVINTVNAILTKYSL, encoded by the coding sequence ATGAGTAATTTCCTCCCTTTCGCACTCCCTTTAATCGGCCCAGACGAATTCGCTGAAGTTAGTGAAGTTCTACATTCTGGCTGGCTAACTACGGGACATAAGACGGCAGAATTCGAAAAGGATTTTGCAGCATTTGTTGTAGCCAAACATGCCTTGGCGGTTAACTCGGCCACGGCTGGTCTTCATCTTGCCCTGGAAGCCATTGGTGTAGGGCCAGGGGATAAAGTTGTTACCACACCGTACACTTTCACTGCTACTGCTGAGGTGATTCGGTATCTCGATGCTGAGCCGATTTTTGTAGATATAGAGGCGGGTACGTTTAACATAGATCCGACAGAGCTTGAGAAAGCATTAGTCTCTATAGACGGAATTAAGGCAGTAATTCCAGTTCATTTTGGTGGACAAGCCTGTGACATGGATCCCATATTGGAAATTTGCCGCCGAGTTGGAGTTGCTGTGGTGGAAGACGCTGCCCACGCGCTTCCCACTACCTATCGAGGAAAGATGGTAGGTTCACTTGGAGATCTAACTGTTTTTAGTTTTTACGTAACCAAACCAATCACCACAGGCGAAGGTGGAATGGTTGTTACGGATAATGAAGCCTATGCTGCAAGGATCAAGACCATGCGCCTTCATGGGATAAATAAAGACGTATTCGACCGTTATACAGCTAATAAACCTTCCTGGTACTATGAAGTAGTTGCGCCTGGCTATAAGTATAATATGACTGACATTGCCGCGGCCATTGGCATACATCAATTGAAAAAAGCCTATGATTTTCAAAGGCGCCGTCAATGGATTGCTGAACAATATTCTGCTGCTTTCAAGGGGCTGCCATTAAGGCCTCCAGTTGTAGCTAGGCCAGAAGACATTCATGCCTGGCATCTTTACGTCATCCAACTTGAATTGGAAAATCTTACCATATCCCGTGACCGCTTCATAGAGCTGATGGCTGAGGCTGGCATTGGCACAAGTGTCCACTTTATCCCGCTTCATTTACATCCATACTGGCGTGAGCGTTACAAATTAAAGCCTGATGATTTCCCTGTGGCCTATGATGTTTACCGGCGAGCAGTAAGCCTTCCAATTTATCCTAGGATGAGAGACTCAGATGTGGAGAGAGTGATAAATACGGTGAATGCAATTTTAACAAAATATTCGCTATGA
- a CDS encoding aminotransferase class I/II-fold pyridoxal phosphate-dependent enzyme: protein MTIKFQNTYQRAFKLKIAEYLGINAKNIFLFWKGRVALYAILKAIGIKKGDEVILPAFTCVATVNPIIYLSAKPIYVDIDPKTYNLDPNKIEEKITPKTKAILAQNTFGLSADLEHILEIAKKYDLFVIEDCAHGFGGFYKGKPNGTIADAAFFSTQWNKPFSTGLGGIAVTKRKELAEKLNVLENDFAEPSLKDKITLNFLIFIKKHFFNTNTYWFALKTYRWLSKYNLILGSSQGEELEAPVKPEDFEKVFSTVQARKGIEELKKIGDLVFHRKNIAELYKAILKKFGIEPPHEPIYAEHTYLKFPLLVKNRYFFFKKAEKEKIELGDWFISPIHPITENLQYWHYKWGENFIAEKISGHIINLPTHSQIDQSYVHKIEDFLRRNQSNIYSSYRELL from the coding sequence ATGACTATCAAATTTCAAAATACATACCAACGCGCGTTTAAATTGAAAATTGCTGAATACTTAGGTATAAATGCAAAAAATATCTTTCTCTTCTGGAAAGGCCGCGTTGCATTATATGCTATCTTAAAAGCTATAGGTATCAAAAAGGGAGATGAGGTCATCCTCCCTGCATTCACCTGTGTGGCTACAGTAAATCCAATAATTTATCTTTCTGCTAAACCTATTTATGTGGATATTGACCCCAAAACATATAATTTGGACCCGAATAAAATAGAGGAAAAAATAACCCCTAAAACAAAGGCTATTTTGGCACAAAATACCTTTGGGTTGTCGGCTGATTTGGAGCACATTCTTGAGATAGCAAAAAAATATGACCTTTTTGTTATAGAAGATTGTGCACATGGTTTTGGAGGTTTCTATAAAGGCAAGCCTAATGGCACAATAGCAGATGCGGCCTTTTTCTCAACTCAGTGGAATAAGCCATTTTCAACTGGTTTGGGGGGTATTGCTGTGACTAAAAGGAAGGAGTTGGCTGAGAAGCTGAATGTTTTGGAGAATGATTTTGCAGAGCCTTCCCTAAAGGATAAAATTACATTAAATTTTTTGATTTTTATTAAGAAACACTTCTTTAACACCAACACCTACTGGTTTGCTTTAAAAACCTATAGATGGTTGAGCAAGTATAATTTGATCTTGGGTTCTTCCCAAGGAGAAGAACTTGAAGCACCTGTTAAACCAGAAGATTTTGAGAAGGTTTTTTCTACAGTTCAAGCTAGAAAAGGTATAGAAGAATTAAAAAAAATTGGCGATCTTGTTTTCCACAGGAAAAATATAGCCGAACTGTACAAAGCTATTCTTAAAAAATTCGGGATTGAGCCACCTCACGAACCCATTTATGCAGAGCACACCTACCTAAAGTTTCCTCTTCTTGTTAAAAATAGATATTTTTTTTTTAAGAAGGCAGAGAAAGAAAAGATCGAACTTGGAGATTGGTTTATCTCCCCTATACATCCCATAACTGAAAATCTCCAATATTGGCATTACAAGTGGGGAGAGAATTTCATTGCAGAAAAAATTTCAGGGCATATCATTAACTTGCCTACCCATTCGCAAATTGATCAAAGTTATGTCCATAAAATTGAGGATTTTTTGAGAAGAAACCAGTCTAATATCTACAGCTCATATCGTGAACTTCTATAA
- a CDS encoding polysaccharide deacetylase family protein, whose amino-acid sequence MFISLLFHRIVNDKNSELIDVTKESFERYLTTIIDKSLPLETIYNLCKKSKNTYSAKFVSLTFDDGWASDYKIVFSILSKYSVKATFFITTGWLGKKGFLTESWLKEMAQYGMEIGSHTVTHRYLTKLSNFEIYKEFYDSKCKLEDILGKEIISVSIPGGEYNKRIIDLAFESGYKIIATSRPGWNRNNKVISRISIHARTSLEDFSAIVNFSSSYRVRLLVHYRLRSILKKALGIEQYKKIRKYLIKDFSCCH is encoded by the coding sequence ATGTTTATTTCCCTCTTATTTCATAGAATTGTTAATGATAAAAACTCAGAATTAATTGATGTAACAAAAGAGAGTTTTGAAAGATATCTAACTACTATAATTGACAAATCGCTCCCCTTAGAGACTATTTATAATTTATGTAAGAAATCAAAAAATACTTATTCAGCTAAATTTGTTTCTCTTACTTTTGATGATGGATGGGCGAGTGATTATAAGATAGTGTTTTCTATATTAAGTAAATATAGCGTTAAAGCAACTTTTTTTATTACTACAGGCTGGCTTGGAAAAAAAGGCTTTTTAACTGAATCCTGGTTGAAGGAGATGGCACAATATGGAATGGAAATTGGATCCCATACTGTTACACATAGGTATTTAACTAAGCTTTCTAATTTTGAGATATATAAAGAATTTTATGATTCAAAATGTAAGCTTGAAGATATATTGGGTAAAGAGATAATTAGTGTCTCCATTCCAGGTGGTGAGTATAATAAAAGAATTATAGATCTGGCTTTTGAAAGTGGTTACAAAATTATTGCTACTTCAAGACCAGGATGGAATAGGAATAATAAGGTAATTTCTCGAATATCAATTCATGCCAGAACTTCTTTAGAAGATTTTTCTGCAATAGTTAATTTCTCCTCATCATATAGAGTGAGGTTGCTCGTCCATTATCGATTAAGAAGTATTTTAAAAAAGGCATTGGGAATTGAACAATATAAAAAGATTAGGAAGTATTTGATTAAAGACTTTAGTTGTTGTCACTAA
- a CDS encoding lipid II:glycine glycyltransferase FemX codes for MCVENFIETEVIDITNYYDYITYPDLFLHSSWLKAIEEGLGFKSIGLLTKFEEIPVCLSIFLTAQKAGAFRLAGAPLPGCFTPHLEPVWLKEVDDTFKVKIIEMQNRFLIKDGFSYIERRFRDDLLVKKIGNKKGYEIKFPETFILEIKDDLDTMWKTMEGRSRNMVRKAEKKGVKLVKGEGNVSEIEMFYEMLKIVFAKSNSLPPHPLSLYKSIVKNLMPENRVLILSSVLNDEVIAMGFFIYDDSEIHFLSGASLPEAYKTGANNFIQWNVIKFAVNHGLKLYDLGGKGIPSIDKFKASFGGKSHKYGKIVWRSKKALIAEKIYRNILSFKSKLKV; via the coding sequence ATGTGTGTAGAAAATTTTATTGAGACAGAGGTCATTGATATAACTAACTATTATGATTACATAACATACCCAGACCTTTTTCTCCATTCATCCTGGTTAAAGGCAATTGAAGAAGGATTGGGATTTAAAAGTATTGGATTGTTGACAAAATTTGAAGAAATTCCTGTTTGTCTAAGTATATTTTTAACTGCTCAAAAAGCTGGAGCGTTTAGATTGGCAGGGGCTCCATTACCAGGATGTTTCACGCCTCATTTGGAACCTGTGTGGCTGAAAGAAGTAGATGATACCTTTAAAGTCAAGATTATTGAAATGCAGAATCGTTTTTTGATAAAAGATGGTTTTTCCTATATAGAGCGTAGATTTCGGGACGATTTATTAGTAAAAAAAATTGGTAATAAAAAAGGATATGAAATTAAATTTCCTGAGACGTTTATTTTAGAGATTAAAGATGATCTTGATACGATGTGGAAGACGATGGAAGGAAGAAGTAGGAATATGGTAAGAAAAGCGGAAAAAAAGGGAGTGAAATTGGTCAAAGGGGAGGGCAATGTATCTGAAATAGAGATGTTTTATGAAATGTTAAAAATAGTTTTTGCAAAATCCAATTCACTTCCGCCGCATCCTTTATCATTATACAAAAGTATAGTAAAAAATCTTATGCCAGAAAATAGGGTTTTAATTCTATCTTCTGTATTGAATGATGAAGTGATAGCTATGGGTTTTTTTATTTATGATGATTCGGAAATCCACTTTTTAAGTGGAGCATCCTTGCCAGAAGCATATAAAACAGGTGCTAATAATTTTATTCAGTGGAATGTGATAAAATTTGCCGTTAACCATGGCTTGAAATTATATGATTTGGGTGGGAAAGGTATTCCATCTATAGACAAATTTAAGGCTAGCTTTGGAGGTAAATCCCATAAGTATGGAAAAATAGTTTGGAGGTCCAAGAAGGCATTAATTGCTGAAAAGATTTATAGAAATATTCTTTCATTTAAGAGCAAATTAAAAGTATAG
- a CDS encoding glycosyltransferase, protein MESFLVVIYWIIASLIVYTWFIFPLGLFCLSKIVRFFQPRNYIMRETCHNSVLELPSVSVIVAAYNEEKVIARRIENLLEQNYPSGKIEIIIASDGSSDKTVEIAQRYKKKGIKLLAFKENRGKASVHNDSVEVVKGEILLFTDAETIFEKDFIKNGIKWFKSNRYGCGAGEFTFYYKDEIGRSENIYWIIEKKMRYWESCLGILPFASGGCFFIRHELYEKIPSHSDIDNILTLSTVAKGYKIFYAQDAKAYDFAIQGPKNHFRKRLRTTLRSMGDMFSYLPVLIKKKKWITIWVLFSHRIFRWFTGFFMGLLLLINLILIKFGMLYSVLFCLQFLFYFFVILGYYGETKNKQLFVYKIGKIVYSFLLANLASSCAIIKLLTGKRIFAWKNY, encoded by the coding sequence ATGGAATCTTTTCTCGTCGTAATTTATTGGATAATCGCCAGTCTTATAGTTTACACATGGTTTATTTTCCCACTTGGGCTTTTTTGCTTAAGCAAAATAGTTAGATTTTTTCAACCACGCAATTACATCATGAGGGAAACATGCCATAATTCAGTTTTAGAACTTCCGTCTGTTTCTGTCATTGTTGCTGCCTATAATGAAGAAAAGGTTATTGCTAGAAGAATTGAAAACCTTCTAGAACAGAATTATCCGAGTGGCAAGATCGAGATAATTATTGCCTCAGATGGCTCAAGTGATAAGACAGTAGAAATTGCGCAAAGGTACAAGAAAAAAGGGATTAAGCTGCTTGCTTTTAAGGAGAATAGAGGTAAGGCCTCCGTCCATAATGATTCCGTAGAAGTCGTGAAAGGAGAAATATTACTTTTTACTGATGCTGAAACAATATTTGAAAAGGATTTTATAAAAAATGGCATTAAGTGGTTTAAAAGTAATAGATATGGATGTGGAGCTGGAGAATTTACTTTTTATTATAAAGACGAAATTGGTAGGTCTGAAAACATTTATTGGATAATTGAAAAAAAGATGAGGTATTGGGAGTCATGTTTAGGTATCCTTCCTTTTGCCTCAGGGGGATGTTTTTTTATTAGACATGAACTTTATGAGAAAATTCCATCTCACAGTGATATAGATAATATATTGACTCTTTCGACTGTTGCTAAAGGATATAAGATTTTTTATGCACAAGACGCTAAGGCCTATGATTTTGCTATTCAAGGACCAAAAAATCATTTTAGGAAACGATTAAGGACCACATTGAGAAGTATGGGCGATATGTTTTCCTATTTGCCAGTGTTAATAAAAAAGAAAAAATGGATAACTATTTGGGTTCTTTTTTCTCATAGGATCTTTCGCTGGTTCACAGGTTTTTTCATGGGTTTACTATTGCTTATAAACTTAATACTAATAAAGTTTGGTATGTTATATAGTGTATTATTTTGTTTGCAATTTCTTTTTTATTTTTTTGTTATACTGGGTTACTATGGAGAAACTAAGAATAAACAACTGTTTGTTTATAAAATTGGGAAAATCGTTTATTCCTTCTTGCTTGCAAATCTGGCAAGTAGTTGCGCAATTATTAAATTATTAACGGGTAAACGTATTTTTGCATGGAAGAATTATTAG
- a CDS encoding lipid II:glycine glycyltransferase FemX translates to MIKLEKLEISASDEWDALVEQYPGATLFHTSFWCRVIEKTFGVKGYLLQFLDNGMTVGVVPVWIRKKAGLTLVGSPLRQTATHYCGPLLMDGITVSQILAALYNYVSRELKADYIDITFPYSLDIAIDSSWKVSKPETLILSLDRTQEDLWKSFEGRARTAIRKAIKSGVNVHLIHNPEKELDTFYEMLEEVHRRHGRKPVFPKKFYESIFKVNSEYASLYGAEYNGKWIAMAFILKYKNWMNYHSAGSLRAFRQLGANNLLQWEIIKDGLRAEYILYDLGGGSGIHGIEKFKMAFRPYRDCYTNIWRANWVGGIARKIYERLININR, encoded by the coding sequence ATGATTAAGTTAGAAAAGTTAGAAATTAGTGCTTCGGATGAGTGGGACGCTTTAGTTGAGCAATATCCAGGAGCTACCCTATTTCATACATCATTTTGGTGTCGGGTGATTGAGAAGACCTTTGGAGTTAAAGGGTATTTACTCCAATTTTTAGATAATGGTATGACTGTAGGAGTGGTTCCTGTGTGGATTCGGAAAAAGGCAGGATTAACTCTTGTTGGTTCTCCTCTTCGTCAAACAGCAACGCATTATTGCGGACCTTTATTGATGGATGGGATAACTGTTTCCCAGATATTGGCAGCTTTATATAATTATGTTTCTAGAGAATTAAAAGCGGACTATATTGATATAACTTTTCCATATTCTTTGGATATTGCTATTGATTCGTCATGGAAAGTTTCCAAACCAGAAACCTTGATCCTTTCTCTTGACCGAACTCAGGAGGATTTATGGAAAAGCTTTGAAGGGCGCGCACGAACAGCCATTAGAAAGGCAATAAAAAGTGGGGTCAATGTTCACTTAATTCATAATCCTGAAAAGGAATTAGATACTTTTTATGAAATGTTGGAAGAAGTTCATAGACGACATGGAAGAAAACCTGTTTTCCCAAAAAAATTCTACGAAAGTATTTTTAAAGTAAATTCTGAATACGCTTCTCTTTACGGAGCAGAATATAACGGAAAGTGGATTGCTATGGCTTTCATACTTAAATATAAGAATTGGATGAATTACCATAGCGCTGGTTCACTGCGAGCATTTCGTCAGCTTGGAGCTAACAATTTGTTACAATGGGAAATTATAAAAGATGGGCTAAGAGCAGAATATATATTATATGATCTTGGCGGCGGAAGTGGAATCCATGGAATAGAAAAATTTAAAATGGCATTTCGACCATATAGGGATTGTTATACTAATATCTGGAGGGCTAATTGGGTTGGAGGTATTGCAAGGAAAATATATGAAAGGCTAATAAACATAAACAGATAA
- a CDS encoding glycosyltransferase has translation MSKKKGQLLVIGSDPVWKTGNKYFTMSPFNTFFSSFLPDFEQVRMALPLLNNKIDINIAIEMPKGVELIELPGFIGVVDFIKKLPLILPKLLFILDREIKRSDAVMVMHDDFLGFIAIMKARKYKKIHLLYIGGNQVEVVRNKYNGFKRWAAVCLARFFESLDQYFMDRGLIVLATGNEDIIRLSAPGRHIYPYFTSLISNKDIIYKKPQGGMLDEAKIIYVGFLTENKGVHILLQAIAEICQEKYPFDIKLNIIGDGYYRTKLETICRQLGIGENVKFHGFIGNRNRLKQLFIASDLCVLPSMSEGIPKVLLEAMAYGVPILTTNVGGIPDIIENEVNGLMVPANSVNELKNGITRILSDHKLRHSLIEGGYRFIQKHTREKQAKAIVNYLIGKVNND, from the coding sequence ATGAGTAAGAAGAAAGGCCAGCTTTTAGTTATTGGAAGTGATCCTGTATGGAAAACTGGTAATAAATATTTCACTATGTCACCATTTAATACTTTTTTCTCGTCATTTCTTCCGGATTTTGAACAGGTTCGAATGGCGCTGCCACTTTTAAATAATAAGATAGATATAAATATTGCTATTGAAATGCCCAAAGGGGTAGAATTAATTGAGCTTCCTGGCTTTATCGGTGTTGTAGATTTTATTAAAAAATTACCATTAATTTTGCCAAAACTATTATTTATTTTAGATAGAGAAATTAAGAGATCAGATGCTGTTATGGTGATGCATGATGATTTCTTAGGTTTTATAGCCATAATGAAGGCAAGAAAATATAAAAAAATACATCTCCTATATATCGGTGGTAATCAGGTAGAAGTAGTTCGGAATAAATATAATGGCTTTAAAAGATGGGCTGCAGTTTGTTTGGCACGTTTTTTTGAAAGCTTGGACCAATATTTCATGGATAGAGGTCTCATAGTTCTTGCAACTGGAAACGAAGATATAATAAGACTTTCAGCACCTGGAAGACACATTTATCCTTATTTCACCTCTTTGATTTCAAATAAAGATATAATTTATAAAAAGCCACAAGGTGGCATGTTAGATGAAGCCAAGATAATATATGTTGGATTTTTAACAGAAAACAAAGGCGTTCATATTTTGCTACAAGCTATAGCTGAGATTTGCCAAGAAAAATATCCATTTGATATTAAGCTGAATATCATTGGAGATGGATATTATCGGACTAAATTAGAGACAATTTGCCGGCAACTTGGGATAGGAGAAAATGTAAAATTCCATGGTTTTATAGGCAATAGAAACAGGCTTAAACAATTATTTATTGCCTCAGATCTGTGTGTCCTCCCGTCTATGTCCGAGGGTATTCCCAAGGTATTGCTAGAGGCTATGGCATATGGAGTTCCTATCCTTACCACTAATGTTGGTGGCATACCTGATATAATAGAAAATGAGGTTAACGGGCTTATGGTTCCAGCAAATTCCGTTAATGAACTTAAAAATGGAATTACAAGGATTTTAAGTGATCACAAGCTCCGTCACAGTCTTATTGAAGGAGGCTATCGTTTCATACAGAAGCATACAAGAGAGAAACAGGCAAAGGCAATTGTCAATTATCTTATTGGTAAGGTGAACAATGATTAA